The Pseudanabaena galeata CCNP1313 genome includes a region encoding these proteins:
- a CDS encoding HhoA/HhoB/HtrA family serine endopeptidase: MRDSNKKSRYKQPLIYASMLLLGVILGAWAVVSGVRSPNTTVVTPVTQVASISPVIAQESDRVKSIAVPRNYVVEAVNRTGPAVVRINASRTVASNQQIPQEFLEDPMFRQFFGDQLRRMPRERVERGTGSGFIINKNGDIITNAHVVSGADKVTVILKDGRQIEGKVIGSDDLTDIAVVQVKPDNNLPTVSIGSSANLQPGDWAIAIGNPLGLDNTVTAGIISAIGRNSGQIGVDKRVSFIQTDAAINPGNSGGPLLNQNGEVIGVNTAIIQGAQGLGFAIPIETAQRIAKQLIENGKVSRAYLGIQMVTVDPNVRRRVNQDTEFGIQISEDKGVLITRVVDDSPAAKAGARRGDVIVRFNDKEILSADQVTQLVEDRAVGDKIRMEVKRAGQTVALNVETAQFPQKFPD, encoded by the coding sequence ATGAGAGACTCAAATAAAAAATCTCGTTACAAGCAACCTTTGATTTATGCTTCGATGCTCCTATTAGGTGTGATTTTGGGAGCTTGGGCGGTTGTATCTGGAGTGCGATCGCCAAATACAACGGTAGTTACGCCCGTAACTCAAGTTGCATCAATATCACCAGTGATCGCACAGGAGAGTGACAGAGTTAAATCGATTGCCGTACCCCGCAATTATGTGGTGGAAGCCGTTAATCGCACTGGCCCCGCCGTAGTTAGAATCAATGCCTCTCGTACTGTAGCCAGCAATCAACAAATCCCTCAGGAATTCTTGGAAGACCCCATGTTTCGCCAGTTTTTTGGTGATCAACTCCGACGTATGCCTAGGGAACGGGTGGAGCGTGGTACAGGTTCTGGTTTCATCATCAATAAGAATGGCGACATCATCACCAATGCCCATGTTGTTAGTGGCGCAGACAAGGTAACTGTGATTCTCAAAGATGGTCGCCAAATTGAAGGGAAGGTCATAGGTAGCGATGATCTAACTGATATTGCGGTTGTACAGGTTAAGCCAGACAACAATTTACCTACCGTAAGCATTGGCAGTTCTGCAAATTTACAACCAGGAGACTGGGCGATCGCGATCGGTAATCCCCTTGGTCTAGACAATACCGTTACGGCTGGCATCATCAGTGCGATCGGTCGTAATAGTGGACAAATTGGTGTTGATAAGCGAGTTAGCTTCATTCAAACCGATGCTGCTATTAATCCTGGTAACTCAGGTGGTCCTTTGCTTAATCAAAATGGCGAAGTTATTGGAGTCAACACCGCAATTATTCAAGGCGCACAGGGTTTAGGTTTTGCAATTCCGATCGAAACTGCTCAGCGTATTGCTAAGCAACTAATTGAGAATGGGAAAGTGAGCCGTGCTTATCTTGGTATTCAAATGGTAACGGTTGATCCAAATGTCAGAAGACGGGTTAATCAAGACACTGAGTTCGGCATTCAAATCTCTGAAGATAAGGGTGTATTGATTACTAGAGTTGTGGATGACTCTCCTGCGGCAAAGGCAGGGGCTAGACGTGGTGATGTGATTGTCAGATTTAACGATAAAGAAATTTTGAGTGCTGATCAAGTTACTCAATTAGTTGAAGATCGTGCGGTTGGTGACAAAATCCGTATGGAAGTTAAGCGTGCTGGTCAAACAGTTGCTTTAAATGTAGAAACGGCACAGTTTCCACAGAAATTTCCTGATTAG